In Ananas comosus cultivar F153 linkage group 10, ASM154086v1, whole genome shotgun sequence, the following proteins share a genomic window:
- the LOC109716541 gene encoding uncharacterized protein At1g51745-like: MTRLSTRPDRELSQLMVTFEQARSVIDSDMQIMSKKRWKTPNDSEDETNEGNRRMRDLREIGLGMASKQKSSICISTEGSREISLLDSTSRGKVDANNGLSCSSRSKKSCSSLKRRQSGSAQTCKNLRRKYRRRPLAKLCNGTRAIIPSYCLWVGPSEQNTKLNKAVFSADMDDSPDCSGTSSEEVIFDACGKSRNISVNSTHLHPETKDSELSTISEFIDTDSSDHLFNVPLVMGDIFADAEKLYSCCNHDGVNSQYNEGLGESGCIVSATQLNYYKKRKDKRILHKDSVGQRLLRYQASSKDAESESLRYTADRFDSSLNDKVPDRSSVGLLDTTVDGSFDNCSLLIKSKYLSEVGDASVSVLEQSFVNELEEDESAEVVNKLSNLLSCSRKKGVSLSSDLPVSTLTTQELLPFGKVHYLPCTKYQLSKPAKSFSLEDSTFYDVELNVQASYQGSQVPLVSLMSKLNGKAIVGHPVSIEVLEKGFCHPLLLRSEKIGKLQAKVTAAKYSLKKVSLPNRKSGISPRKMRRLSSITLDSRDDEDDRRPVLEKIGGPAFACVPLRVVFSRIDEALRCAVRSGNAS; the protein is encoded by the exons ATGACCAGGCTCAGTACAAGGCCGGATCGGGAGTTATCTCAATTAATGGTTACATTCGAACAGGCAAGAAGTGTCATCGATAGTGACATGCAGATTATGTCAAAAAAGAGATGGAAGACGCCAAATGATTCTGAGGATGAAACAAATGAGGGAAATAGGCGGATGCGAGACCTAAGAGAAATAGGGCTTGGGATGGCATCTAAACAAAAGAGTAGTATATGCATCAGCACCGAAGGTTCTCGGGAGATATCCCTTCTTGATAGTACTTCACGTGGCAAAGTGGACGCCAATAATGGTTTATCTTGTTCTAGTCGCAGCAAAAAGTCTTGTTCATCTCTGAAAAGACGACAGTCTGGTTCGGCCCAAACTTGTAAGAATTTGCGAAGGAAGTATCGTCGCCGCCCTCTAGCTAAGCTGTGTAACGGTACCAGGGCTATAATCCCATCCTATTGCCTGTGGGTTGGTCCAAGtgaacaaaatacaaaattgaaCAAGGCGGTCTTTTCGGCAGACATGGATGACAGCCCCGACTGCTCGGGCACTTCGAGCGAGGAGGTTATATTTGATGCTTGTGGGAAAAGTCGTAATATCTCTGTCAACAGTACACATTTGCACCCTGAAACTAAGGACTCTGAACTTTCAACCATATCAGAATTTATTGACACTGACAGCTCTGATCATTTATTCAATGTTCCCCTTGTTATGGGAGACATCTTTGCGGATG CTGAAAAGCTATACAGTTGTTGCAACCATGACGGGGTAAATTCACAGTATAATGAAGGACTGGGTGAGAGCGGCTGTATTGTCTCTGCAACTCAGCTTAATTAttataagaaaagaaaggatAAAAGGATCCTACATAAGGACTCTGTCGGACAAAGGCTTTTGAGGTATCAAGCATCAAGCAAAGATGCTGAATCAGAAAGCTTGCGTTACACAGCCGATCGATTTGATTCTTCCCTGAATGACAAAGTGCCCGACAGGTCATCTGTAGGTCTGCTCGATACGACTGTTGATGGATCTTTTGATAACTGTAGCCTTTTGATAAAATCTAAGTACCTTTCAGAAGTTGGTGATGCTTCTGTCAGCGTTCTCGAGCAGAGTTTTGTTAATGAACTAGAAGAAGATGAGTCAGCCGAAGTTGTAAACAAGCTCTCCAACTTGCTTTCATGCTCGAGGAAGAAGGGAGTATCATTATCCTCAGATCTGCCCGTTTCCACTTTAACGACCCAAGAATTATTGCCGTTTGGTAAAGTTCATTATCTACCGTGCACAAAATACCAGCTTTCGAAGCCAGCAAAAAGCTTTTCTTTAGAGGACTCTACTTTCTACGATGTTGAGCTGAATGTGCAAGCTAGTTATCAGGGATCACAGGTACCTCTTGTTTCCCTCATGAGTAAACTGAATGGTAAAGCTATTGTTGGTCATCCTGTCTCCATTGAGGTTCTGGAAAAAGGATTTTGCCATCCTCTGTTACTGAGGAGCGAGAAGATAGGAAAGTTGCAGGCAAAAGTAACTGCAGCAAAATACTCTTTGAAAAAGGTATCTTTGCCAAATAGGAAATCGGGCATTTCTCCGAGGAAAATGCGGAGGCTGTCATCGATCACTCTTGATAGCAGAGACGATGAGGATGATAGAAGGCCGGTTTTGGAAAAGATAGGCGGACCTGCTTTTGCTTGTGTTCCGCTAAGAGTTGTTTTTAGTAGGATTGATGAAGCATTGCGTTGTGCTGTTCGATCGGGAAATGCCAGCTAA